A region from the Sphaerodactylus townsendi isolate TG3544 linkage group LG01, MPM_Stown_v2.3, whole genome shotgun sequence genome encodes:
- the CD164 gene encoding sialomucin core protein 24 isoform X1 translates to MTSRRPSAPLGLAMLLVLLASCFTYLNGVAAGGEEADCTNRNTCLSCLNSTFKPNVTCLWLKCEEEKLPTLFRCTNQTKNSSCIIYEDHQQCLAIPNGTTAASPTIIPPTNTTGSPTPAGNTTATTHQVTSNRPKTTVITTTVPGTQSPRKSTFDASSFIGGIVLVLGLQAVIFFLYKFCKSKDQNYHTL, encoded by the exons ATGACCTCCCGCCGCCCCTCGGCTCCTCTGGGCTTGGCGATGCTGCTGGTTCTTCTCGCCTCTTGCTTCACCTACCTGAACGGAGTCGCCGCGGGCGGGGAGGAAG cTGACTGCACAAACCGTAACACCTGCCTTTCCTGCCTTAATAGTACCTTCAAACCAAATGTTACCTGTTTGTGGCTAAAGTGTGAAG AAGAGAAACTTCCGACATTGTTCCGATGTACAAATCAAACGAAAAACAGCTCTTGTATTATTTATGAAGATCATCAACAATGTTTGG CTATTCCCAATGGGACAACCGCCGCTTCCCCAACCATCATTCCTCCCACTAACACAACCGGAAGTCCCACCccag CAGGTAATACAACCGCAACTACACATCAAGTAACATCTAATAGACCTAAAACTACAGTAATCACCACTACTGTACCAG GCACACAGTCACCCCGCAAATCCACATTTGATGCTTCCAGTTTTATTGGTGGGATTGTCCTTGTGTTGGGTCTTCAAGCAGTAATCTTCTTCCTGTATAAATTTTGCAAGTCCAAAGATCAAAACTACCATACCCTCTAG
- the CD164 gene encoding sialomucin core protein 24 isoform X2 has protein sequence MTSRRPSAPLGLAMLLVLLASCFTYLNGVAAGGEEADCTNRNTCLSCLNSTFKPNVTCLWLKCEEEKLPTLFRCTNQTKNSSCIIYEDHQQCLAIPNGTTAASPTIIPPTNTTGSPTPGNTTATTHQVTSNRPKTTVITTTVPGTQSPRKSTFDASSFIGGIVLVLGLQAVIFFLYKFCKSKDQNYHTL, from the exons ATGACCTCCCGCCGCCCCTCGGCTCCTCTGGGCTTGGCGATGCTGCTGGTTCTTCTCGCCTCTTGCTTCACCTACCTGAACGGAGTCGCCGCGGGCGGGGAGGAAG cTGACTGCACAAACCGTAACACCTGCCTTTCCTGCCTTAATAGTACCTTCAAACCAAATGTTACCTGTTTGTGGCTAAAGTGTGAAG AAGAGAAACTTCCGACATTGTTCCGATGTACAAATCAAACGAAAAACAGCTCTTGTATTATTTATGAAGATCATCAACAATGTTTGG CTATTCCCAATGGGACAACCGCCGCTTCCCCAACCATCATTCCTCCCACTAACACAACCGGAAGTCCCACCccag GTAATACAACCGCAACTACACATCAAGTAACATCTAATAGACCTAAAACTACAGTAATCACCACTACTGTACCAG GCACACAGTCACCCCGCAAATCCACATTTGATGCTTCCAGTTTTATTGGTGGGATTGTCCTTGTGTTGGGTCTTCAAGCAGTAATCTTCTTCCTGTATAAATTTTGCAAGTCCAAAGATCAAAACTACCATACCCTCTAG